A region from the Paludicola sp. MB14-C6 genome encodes:
- a CDS encoding response regulator transcription factor has protein sequence MKKILVCEDEEVIRDFVVINLQRSGYITTDVSCGEDALRVFEENNGDFDVALIDIMMPGIDGFAVCKQLREKSDNLGIIMLTAKTQEMDKVRGLMLGADDYVTKPFSPSELVARVDAVYRRVSMATKTIQEVKPIVSGVFVLNPKSRTLTKNGEMIDLTQVEYQIMEYFIRNKNVALGRNNILEQIWGDNYFGDIKIVDVNIRRLRMKIEDEPSKPVYIQTIWGFGYKWQE, from the coding sequence ATGAAAAAAATTCTTGTTTGTGAAGATGAAGAAGTAATTAGAGATTTTGTCGTAATCAATTTACAACGGTCTGGTTATATTACAACTGACGTTTCTTGTGGCGAAGATGCTTTGCGTGTATTTGAAGAAAATAACGGAGATTTTGATGTCGCTTTAATTGATATTATGATGCCTGGTATAGATGGGTTTGCAGTTTGTAAACAACTGCGTGAAAAGAGCGATAATCTTGGAATTATTATGTTGACTGCCAAAACGCAGGAGATGGATAAGGTAAGAGGGCTAATGCTTGGCGCAGACGACTATGTTACAAAGCCTTTCAGCCCATCGGAATTAGTAGCGAGGGTAGATGCAGTTTATCGTCGTGTATCAATGGCAACCAAAACAATTCAAGAAGTAAAACCAATTGTATCCGGAGTATTTGTATTAAATCCAAAGAGCAGAACGCTAACCAAAAACGGAGAAATGATTGATTTAACCCAAGTGGAATATCAAATTATGGAGTATTTCATTCGTAATAAGAATGTTGCTTTAGGAAGAAACAATATTCTTGAACAAATATGGGGCGATAACTATTTTGGTGATATTAAAATTGTAGATGTTAATATACGAAGACTCAGAATGAAAATTGAAGACGAACCATCCAAACCGGTTTATATTCAAACGATTTGGGGCTTCGGCTATAAATGGCAAGAATAA
- a CDS encoding sensor histidine kinase: protein MAIKSITQRWIVNSLSVILVAIIFIAIAFSFAMKNFYYAGVKQSIEFRSTQVRKALNNMRNDDVVNFNATVRDFVENSEDKNIMEITAIDYDGRVAVSSSGFSYNQKEKMPDYEDAKVSSTRTGYRVLKTAGGERVTAVTIMIPYTNSEYSAIRYVVSMEQVDKILFLYMLVFLAVAIIILTFVMISGFYFIKSIVIPVRDVGSAARRFATGDMSARIIKKSDDELGELCDIINYMADEISASEEMKNEFISSVSHELRTPLTAIKGWSETLMTLEGDDKITMQKGMRVITSETERLSIMVEELLDFSRIQNGRLTLVKTTIDILAELGEAVMIYTERARRDKIELIYNEPEMVSFVFGDKNRLRQVFINVIDNALKYSDAGDTVTIDVIENSGVLHIIVADTGCGISSVDLPKVKTKFYKANLTRRGSGIGLAVANEIVMMHDGEIDIQSELNVGTTVIIKLPVNLKKGEQRKTEISTTMEFNLNDDTKKA, encoded by the coding sequence ATGGCAATAAAAAGTATTACGCAACGTTGGATTGTAAACAGTTTGAGTGTTATTCTAGTTGCAATCATATTTATTGCTATTGCTTTCTCTTTTGCTATGAAAAATTTTTATTATGCTGGTGTAAAGCAATCTATTGAATTTCGTTCTACGCAAGTTAGAAAAGCATTGAATAATATGCGAAATGATGATGTTGTAAACTTTAACGCAACGGTAAGAGATTTCGTTGAAAATTCAGAAGATAAGAACATTATGGAGATTACCGCAATTGACTATGATGGTAGGGTTGCAGTATCTTCAAGTGGCTTTTCGTATAATCAAAAAGAGAAGATGCCTGATTATGAAGACGCCAAAGTAAGTTCAACTCGTACAGGTTATCGTGTATTAAAAACAGCCGGTGGAGAACGTGTTACTGCTGTAACCATCATGATTCCGTATACAAATAGCGAATATTCTGCAATACGTTATGTGGTATCTATGGAGCAAGTCGATAAGATATTGTTTTTATATATGTTGGTTTTTCTTGCGGTTGCCATTATCATTTTAACCTTTGTAATGATATCGGGCTTTTATTTTATTAAATCTATTGTAATACCTGTACGAGATGTAGGTTCTGCCGCAAGGCGATTTGCAACGGGTGATATGAGCGCACGTATTATTAAAAAATCAGATGATGAGCTTGGTGAGCTTTGCGATATTATCAACTATATGGCTGATGAAATTTCTGCTTCAGAAGAAATGAAGAATGAGTTTATTTCTTCTGTATCCCATGAATTGCGCACACCATTAACCGCAATTAAAGGTTGGAGCGAAACGCTTATGACCTTAGAGGGTGATGATAAAATCACCATGCAAAAAGGTATGCGTGTTATTACAAGTGAAACGGAACGTCTTTCTATCATGGTTGAAGAACTTCTTGATTTTTCAAGAATTCAAAATGGCAGACTCACATTGGTTAAAACAACGATTGATATTTTAGCTGAGCTTGGCGAAGCAGTTATGATTTATACAGAACGTGCAAGACGAGATAAGATTGAGCTCATTTACAATGAGCCTGAAATGGTATCCTTTGTTTTTGGTGATAAGAACCGTTTAAGACAGGTATTTATTAACGTTATTGATAATGCATTAAAATACTCCGATGCAGGAGATACCGTAACAATTGATGTAATAGAGAATTCAGGTGTACTCCATATCATCGTTGCCGATACAGGATGTGGTATTTCCAGTGTGGATTTGCCTAAAGTAAAAACAAAATTCTATAAAGCAAACCTAACAAGACGTGGATCCGGAATCGGGCTTGCTGTGGCAAATGAAATTGTGATGATGCATGATGGCGAGATTGATATTCAAAGTGAATTAAATGTTGGAACAACTGTTATCATAAAGCTGCCTGTTAATTTAAAAAAAGGGGAGCAAAGAAAAACTGAAATTTCTACAACCATGGAATTTAATTTAAATGATGACACAAAGAAAGCCTAA
- the prmC gene encoding peptide chain release factor N(5)-glutamine methyltransferase, which translates to MKSHTNIKQVYQYLCAELNCFEDAKYESSELVRFVCNASNSDLLIGEKEVTNNQMQTLAKMIEKRKSGYPLQYILGQWEFYGLPFYVGEGVLIPRSDTEALVNTAREYAKNKGPLKILDICSGSGCIAITLKHLLPNSDVFALEKSEAAISYLKKNIALNQSDITLIQDDALNPQTNETNFDIIVSNPPYLTKQDMESLQKEVSFEPEMALCGEEDGLHFYRELTRIWTPRLKQGGLLAYEIGIHQENDVSNILISNGYNTICNQKDLCDIIRVIYSVKK; encoded by the coding sequence ATGAAATCACATACTAATATAAAACAGGTTTATCAGTATTTATGCGCAGAGTTAAATTGCTTTGAAGATGCAAAGTATGAATCAAGTGAGCTTGTGCGATTTGTTTGTAATGCCTCTAACAGCGATTTATTGATTGGAGAAAAAGAGGTAACGAACAATCAAATGCAAACACTTGCTAAAATGATAGAGAAAAGAAAAAGCGGATACCCGCTGCAATATATTTTAGGGCAATGGGAATTTTACGGACTTCCGTTTTATGTCGGAGAGGGCGTATTGATTCCACGTTCCGATACCGAAGCATTAGTGAATACTGCAAGAGAATATGCAAAAAATAAAGGACCTTTAAAAATACTCGATATTTGCAGCGGCTCAGGCTGTATCGCAATTACGTTAAAGCATTTGCTTCCTAATAGCGATGTGTTTGCGTTAGAAAAAAGCGAAGCTGCAATATCTTATTTGAAAAAGAACATAGCATTAAATCAATCTGATATTACATTGATACAAGATGATGCACTAAATCCTCAAACAAACGAAACCAATTTTGATATTATCGTGTCAAATCCACCTTATTTAACAAAACAGGACATGGAAAGCTTACAAAAAGAAGTATCTTTTGAGCCTGAAATGGCTTTATGTGGCGAAGAAGATGGCTTGCATTTTTATCGAGAGCTCACAAGGATATGGACACCACGTTTAAAGCAGGGTGGACTATTAGCTTACGAGATTGGTATTCATCAAGAAAATGATGTCAGCAACATCTTGATATCCAATGGTTATAATACTATTTGCAATCAGAAAGATTTGTGTGATATAATAAGAGTGATATATAGTGTTAAAAAATAA
- a CDS encoding DUF1385 domain-containing protein, with amino-acid sequence MKEKDNRIKSKVGGQALIEGVMMRGPEIAAMAVRTPSGEIDLEEWNLKKQSIWSKIPIIRGVVNFISSMVMGYSCLSKSAEKSGLEDESNEEPSKFDAWLERTFGDKIMNIVVIIGTVLGLLFSIVLFMMVPSFAVKGINLLVPLGGWGTAIEGVIKILIFIAYLALVAQMKDIKRVFEYHGAEHKTIFCLEAGEALTVENVRKQKRFHPRCGTSFLIIVLILSILVFSLPFVPWDNIFLRTLVKLALLPVIVGIGYEFIKLAGKYDNWFTKIISFPGIKLQHLTTKEPDDSQIEVAIAAIKPCIPEDEKQHLPVEMDEPIYETEQKTEIDAGQDDMTHHIIEEIEEEMLDEITY; translated from the coding sequence ATGAAAGAAAAAGATAATCGCATTAAAAGCAAAGTGGGAGGTCAAGCTTTGATTGAGGGCGTTATGATGCGTGGCCCCGAAATTGCTGCAATGGCTGTTCGTACACCAAGCGGAGAAATCGATTTAGAAGAATGGAATTTAAAAAAGCAAAGCATTTGGTCTAAAATTCCGATTATCCGTGGTGTTGTAAACTTCATCAGTTCCATGGTAATGGGCTATAGCTGCCTTTCAAAATCGGCTGAAAAGTCAGGTTTAGAAGACGAAAGCAATGAAGAGCCATCAAAATTTGATGCGTGGTTAGAGCGAACATTCGGCGATAAAATTATGAATATTGTTGTAATTATCGGTACAGTTCTAGGCCTTTTATTTTCAATCGTTCTTTTTATGATGGTTCCTTCCTTTGCGGTCAAGGGAATTAACTTGTTGGTTCCACTTGGTGGATGGGGAACTGCAATTGAAGGCGTTATCAAGATTTTAATTTTTATTGCATACTTAGCTCTTGTAGCACAGATGAAAGATATCAAACGTGTTTTTGAATATCATGGTGCAGAACATAAGACAATTTTTTGCTTGGAAGCGGGCGAAGCACTAACCGTTGAAAATGTAAGAAAACAAAAACGATTTCACCCTCGTTGTGGAACCAGTTTTTTAATTATTGTTTTAATTTTGAGTATTCTTGTTTTCTCATTACCATTTGTTCCATGGGATAATATTTTCCTACGTACACTTGTAAAACTAGCATTATTACCTGTTATCGTCGGAATCGGCTATGAGTTTATCAAACTGGCAGGAAAATATGATAATTGGTTTACTAAAATTATTTCTTTCCCAGGAATTAAATTACAACATCTAACAACAAAAGAACCAGATGATAGTCAAATCGAAGTTGCAATTGCAGCAATTAAACCATGTATTCCGGAAGACGAAAAACAACATTTACCTGTTGAAATGGACGAACCGATTTATGAAACCGAGCAGAAAACGGAAATAGATGCTGGACAGGATGACATGACTCACCATATTATTGAGGAAATAGAAGAAGAGATGCTTGATGAAATCACATACTAA
- a CDS encoding regulatory protein RecX, giving the protein MKITNIEKAKATRYTISVDNEYWYILDLEIIMQNHLKIGMEVDEDFLDDIKMQAERRKARERAYYLLGYRDHSKKELYDKLLESARPEIAFEILSMVEEQGLINDENYARKLARYYLEQKNWGEKRAVYEMYKKGIDKELAEIAIEECDVDVIQQISKIIDKKYYLYMDDFKGKQKVIAALMRLGYSYDDVKAAINNYE; this is encoded by the coding sequence ATGAAAATCACCAACATTGAAAAGGCAAAAGCAACAAGATATACTATTTCTGTTGATAATGAGTATTGGTACATATTAGACCTTGAAATAATCATGCAGAATCATTTAAAAATTGGTATGGAAGTGGATGAAGATTTTTTAGATGATATAAAAATGCAAGCCGAACGTAGAAAAGCAAGAGAAAGGGCATACTATTTATTAGGGTATCGTGATCATTCAAAAAAAGAGCTTTACGATAAGCTATTAGAATCTGCTCGTCCTGAAATTGCTTTTGAAATTCTTTCAATGGTTGAAGAACAAGGACTCATTAACGATGAGAATTATGCAAGAAAGCTTGCAAGATATTATCTTGAACAAAAAAACTGGGGCGAAAAAAGAGCCGTATACGAAATGTATAAAAAGGGTATTGACAAAGAACTCGCAGAAATTGCAATTGAAGAATGCGATGTTGATGTAATACAACAGATTAGTAAAATAATCGACAAAAAATACTATCTGTATATGGATGATTTTAAAGGCAAGCAAAAGGTCATAGCAGCGTTAATGCGTTTAGGATATTCTTATGATGATGTGAAAGCAGCGATAAATAACTATGAGTAA
- the epsC gene encoding serine O-acetyltransferase EpsC → MFKRLRYDINAIKKRDPAARNSFEVFMLYSGLHAIIWYRISHWFYRHKLFYMARWFSQSGRFWTGIEIHPGAEIGKGLFIDHGSGVVIGETTIIGDDCTIYQGVTLGGTGKDKGKRHPTLGNRVMVGSGAKILGPFKVGDGARIAANAVVLEEIPPNATAVGAPARIVKIDGMRVCPEMDQVHIPDPVSQELCKLSIKLEKLQAELKELKERKPE, encoded by the coding sequence ATGTTTAAAAGATTAAGATATGATATTAATGCTATAAAAAAACGAGATCCAGCAGCAAGAAATTCTTTTGAAGTGTTTATGTTGTATTCGGGATTACATGCAATTATTTGGTATCGTATATCGCATTGGTTTTATCGTCATAAACTTTTTTATATGGCAAGATGGTTTTCACAATCCGGCCGCTTTTGGACAGGAATAGAAATTCACCCTGGTGCAGAGATAGGAAAAGGCTTGTTTATTGACCATGGAAGTGGAGTTGTAATTGGCGAAACAACAATAATCGGTGACGATTGCACAATATATCAAGGAGTAACTTTAGGAGGAACGGGAAAAGATAAAGGTAAACGTCATCCGACTTTAGGAAACAGAGTAATGGTTGGAAGCGGCGCAAAAATACTTGGGCCATTTAAGGTTGGCGATGGAGCAAGGATTGCAGCAAATGCAGTTGTTTTAGAAGAAATTCCTCCAAATGCTACGGCAGTTGGTGCGCCTGCTCGAATTGTAAAAATAGATGGAATGAGAGTTTGTCCTGAAATGGATCAGGTTCATATTCCGGATCCCGTATCACAAGAGCTATGCAAGCTTTCCATTAAGCTTGAGAAGCTGCAAGCTGAATTGAAAGAACTAAAAGAACGTAAACCTGAATAA
- the recA gene encoding recombinase RecA gives MAVKPKEKPQVEVQVSSADKRKALETAISQIEKQFGKGAVMKLGQATTMNVDAISTGSLGLDMALGIGGVPRGRVVEVYGPESSGKTTVALQIVAQAQKAGGEAAFIDVEHALDPIYAKALGVDIDSLLVSQPDTGEQALEIMEALIRSGALDVIVLDSVAAMVTRAEIDGEMGDNHVGLQARLMSQALRKLTSVISRSNCVAVFINQVREKIGVMYGNPETTPGGRALKFYSSVRIEVRRGEAIKNGSEIIGNKTKCKIVKNKVAPPFKEVVFDIMYGEGVSRVGEIIDFAVDADIIEKSGAWFSYNGERLGQGRDKVKKLLQENEALCEEIAQKVKEHSKELLDKARGKVFEEKESSAEVTAPANKVGANIDIEADESDFE, from the coding sequence ATGGCTGTAAAACCAAAGGAAAAACCACAAGTTGAAGTACAAGTAAGCTCTGCTGATAAAAGAAAAGCACTTGAAACTGCAATAAGTCAAATCGAAAAGCAATTTGGTAAAGGCGCGGTTATGAAACTTGGTCAAGCAACTACTATGAATGTAGATGCAATTTCCACTGGTTCTTTAGGTCTTGATATGGCTTTAGGTATCGGAGGCGTTCCAAGAGGACGTGTAGTCGAAGTATATGGACCGGAATCTTCTGGTAAAACAACCGTTGCATTGCAAATTGTAGCTCAAGCGCAAAAAGCAGGCGGTGAAGCTGCGTTTATTGACGTTGAGCACGCATTAGATCCTATTTATGCAAAGGCATTGGGAGTAGATATTGATTCTTTATTGGTTTCTCAACCCGATACTGGTGAACAAGCATTAGAAATCATGGAAGCGCTGATTCGTTCAGGCGCATTAGATGTAATTGTATTAGACTCAGTTGCTGCAATGGTAACAAGAGCGGAAATCGACGGCGAAATGGGCGATAATCACGTAGGCTTGCAAGCACGTTTGATGTCACAAGCACTTAGAAAATTAACCTCCGTTATTTCTCGCTCCAATTGTGTTGCAGTATTTATTAACCAAGTTCGTGAGAAGATTGGTGTTATGTATGGTAACCCAGAAACCACTCCGGGCGGTAGAGCTTTAAAATTCTATTCATCTGTTCGTATCGAGGTTCGTCGTGGTGAGGCAATCAAAAATGGATCTGAAATTATCGGTAATAAAACAAAATGTAAGATTGTAAAAAATAAAGTTGCACCTCCATTTAAAGAGGTAGTATTTGATATTATGTATGGTGAAGGTGTTTCTCGTGTAGGCGAGATTATCGACTTTGCAGTAGATGCAGATATTATCGAAAAGAGTGGTGCTTGGTTTAGCTACAACGGAGAGCGTTTAGGTCAAGGCCGTGATAAAGTCAAAAAGCTACTACAAGAAAACGAAGCACTCTGCGAAGAGATTGCACAAAAAGTAAAAGAGCATAGCAAAGAGCTTTTAGATAAAGCAAGAGGCAAAGTGTTCGAAGAAAAAGAATCGTCTGCTGAAGTAACTGCACCAGCAAATAAAGTAGGCGCAAATATTGATATAGAAGCGGATGAAAGTGATTTTGAATAA
- the cysS gene encoding cysteine--tRNA ligase — MQLYNTLTRREEEFKTIEPNKVRMYTCGPTVYNFAHIGNLRTYIHEDILQKTLEYLGYDVKRVMNITDVGHLESDADDGEDKMLKGALRENKTVWEIADFYTQAFFSDCSKLNIKKPTILGKATDYIDDYIAFIKALENKGFTYFENGNVYFDISKKEDYTKLSGMNLDELQTAARDDVTEDIHKRNPQDFVLWFTKSKFENQAMKWDSPWGVGYPGWHIECSVISLKNLGNQMDIHCGGVDHIPVHHTNEIAQTESYTGENWVNYWWHGEFLLDKDGKMSKSKGEFLTVSLLEKKGFNPLSYRYFVLNSHYRKQLAFSFDSLKQAENAYNKLKNRVAALKNSADDNGAEGDTAKYKALFTDCISDDLNTANAITVLFDVLKADDINNKQKLELVKDFETVLSLGLFEEEKEEEIPQEILDLVAKRQQARKEKNFALADQIRDEIANSGYVVEETRQGVKISKKA, encoded by the coding sequence ATGCAATTATATAACACACTAACAAGACGTGAAGAAGAATTTAAAACAATAGAGCCAAATAAAGTAAGAATGTATACTTGTGGACCAACTGTTTATAACTTTGCCCATATTGGAAATTTAAGAACTTATATTCATGAAGATATTTTACAAAAAACATTAGAATACTTAGGCTATGACGTAAAAAGAGTTATGAATATTACCGACGTTGGACATTTAGAGTCTGATGCGGATGATGGCGAAGACAAAATGTTAAAAGGTGCATTAAGAGAAAATAAAACGGTTTGGGAAATTGCAGATTTTTATACACAAGCCTTTTTTAGCGACTGCTCAAAATTAAACATAAAAAAGCCAACTATCTTGGGTAAGGCAACCGATTATATTGATGACTATATCGCATTTATCAAAGCATTAGAGAATAAAGGTTTTACTTATTTTGAAAATGGAAATGTGTATTTTGATATTTCTAAAAAAGAAGACTATACAAAATTGTCCGGAATGAACTTAGATGAATTGCAAACTGCCGCTAGAGATGATGTCACTGAAGATATTCATAAACGTAATCCACAAGACTTTGTACTATGGTTTACAAAATCTAAATTTGAAAATCAAGCAATGAAATGGGATTCTCCTTGGGGCGTTGGCTATCCGGGCTGGCACATTGAGTGTTCAGTTATTTCTTTAAAAAATCTTGGCAATCAAATGGACATTCATTGCGGTGGGGTAGACCATATTCCGGTTCATCATACAAATGAAATTGCGCAAACCGAAAGTTACACAGGCGAAAATTGGGTAAATTATTGGTGGCATGGTGAATTTCTACTTGATAAAGACGGTAAAATGAGCAAGTCCAAAGGCGAATTTTTAACAGTTAGCTTGCTTGAGAAAAAAGGTTTTAATCCATTATCATACCGTTACTTTGTTTTAAATTCTCATTATAGAAAACAGCTTGCTTTTTCGTTTGATTCCTTAAAGCAAGCTGAAAATGCATACAACAAATTAAAAAACAGAGTCGCTGCTTTGAAAAATAGTGCTGATGATAATGGTGCTGAAGGCGATACAGCAAAATATAAAGCATTATTTACTGATTGTATTTCCGATGACTTAAATACGGCGAATGCAATTACAGTTTTGTTTGATGTTTTAAAAGCAGATGATATCAACAACAAGCAAAAGCTTGAATTAGTAAAAGATTTTGAAACAGTATTGTCATTGGGCTTATTTGAAGAAGAAAAAGAAGAAGAAATTCCACAAGAAATTCTTGATCTAGTAGCAAAAAGACAACAAGCAAGAAAAGAGAAAAACTTTGCATTAGCAGATCAAATTCGTGATGAAATAGCGAATAGCGGCTACGTAGTAGAAGAAACCCGTCAAGGAGTAAAAATTTCAAAAAAAGCATAG
- the pgsA gene encoding CDP-diacylglycerol--glycerol-3-phosphate 3-phosphatidyltransferase, whose amino-acid sequence MNTPNKLTLLRVMLVPVFLAFLMIEQIPMHYLFALIVFVVASLTDLFDGYLARKNDQVTTFGKFLDPLADKVLVLAAMICFIELGLSSSIAVIIIIAREFMVTSLRLVASASGGKVIAANMFGKIKTVVQMTAVITIMVCLSYQEFFTLPSFINLPLIANILMWIAAIVTVASGIEYLAQNKHAVNTTK is encoded by the coding sequence GTGAATACACCGAATAAATTGACATTGTTAAGAGTTATGTTAGTGCCAGTATTTTTGGCATTTTTAATGATAGAGCAAATTCCGATGCACTATCTTTTTGCACTAATCGTTTTTGTTGTGGCATCATTAACGGATTTGTTTGATGGCTATCTAGCAAGAAAGAATGATCAAGTAACTACCTTTGGTAAGTTTTTAGATCCATTAGCGGATAAAGTATTGGTGCTTGCTGCAATGATATGTTTTATTGAGCTTGGATTATCTAGTTCAATCGCAGTTATTATCATTATAGCACGTGAGTTTATGGTAACATCTTTGCGTTTGGTTGCGTCTGCATCAGGCGGAAAAGTAATTGCTGCAAATATGTTTGGTAAAATAAAAACTGTTGTTCAAATGACAGCAGTTATTACAATAATGGTATGTCTTTCTTATCAAGAGTTCTTTACTTTACCAAGCTTTATAAACTTGCCGCTTATTGCTAATATATTAATGTGGATTGCAGCAATCGTAACTGTGGCTTCCGGTATTGAATATTTAGCTCAAAATAAGCATGCTGTAAACACAACAAAATAA
- the rimO gene encoding 30S ribosomal protein S12 methylthiotransferase RimO — protein MAKKVSMVSLGCSKNQVDAEMLLAKLKNNGYELTGDVSESDAVVVNTCGFIQSAKEEAIENILELAELKKEGTIQAIIVTGCLAQRYQDELVKEFPEVDAILGIGSNDQICDAVNKALNHEQTVSFGNKESLCLNGDRILTTLPHYAYLKVAEGCDNWCSYCAIPMIRGRFRSRPKEEVIKEAQWLASQGVKEVIVVAQDTTRYGEDLYGSYQLAALLKELAKIEGIEWIRPLYCYPDKITNELLEVIANEPKVVKYLDIPIQHCNKEILRAMNRKQDKETLVALFKKIREKVEGITLRTTLITGFPGETDEQFTELCEFVDEIQFDRLGCFTYSPEEGTKAAEMDCQIDDDVKERRAEIIMNQQAIIMERLNEQKINSTIRVIVEGFDKYGECYFGRSEADAPDIDGKVFFTSETSYVMGDFVNVHIDEVMDYDLIGTVI, from the coding sequence ATGGCGAAAAAAGTATCAATGGTATCTTTGGGATGTTCTAAAAACCAAGTAGATGCTGAAATGTTATTAGCAAAGTTGAAAAATAACGGATATGAATTGACAGGTGACGTATCTGAAAGTGATGCAGTAGTTGTAAATACATGTGGTTTTATCCAATCTGCAAAAGAAGAAGCAATCGAAAATATCTTAGAATTAGCAGAGCTTAAAAAAGAAGGTACAATTCAAGCAATTATTGTAACAGGATGTTTAGCCCAACGCTATCAAGATGAACTTGTAAAAGAGTTTCCTGAAGTGGATGCAATTTTAGGAATTGGTTCTAATGATCAAATTTGTGATGCGGTTAATAAAGCTTTAAATCATGAGCAAACGGTTTCTTTTGGTAATAAAGAAAGTTTATGCTTAAATGGAGATCGTATCTTAACAACTTTACCACACTATGCATATTTGAAAGTTGCAGAAGGCTGTGACAACTGGTGTAGTTATTGTGCAATTCCAATGATTCGTGGCAGATTTAGAAGCCGCCCGAAAGAAGAAGTTATCAAAGAAGCGCAATGGTTAGCTTCTCAAGGCGTAAAAGAAGTAATCGTTGTAGCTCAAGATACAACCCGTTATGGTGAAGACCTATATGGCAGCTACCAATTAGCAGCTTTATTAAAAGAACTTGCTAAAATTGAAGGCATTGAATGGATTCGTCCACTTTATTGTTACCCTGACAAAATTACCAATGAGTTATTAGAAGTAATTGCAAACGAGCCCAAAGTAGTAAAATACTTAGATATTCCAATTCAACATTGTAATAAAGAAATTTTAAGAGCAATGAATCGTAAGCAAGATAAAGAAACGCTGGTTGCTTTATTTAAAAAAATTCGTGAAAAAGTAGAGGGTATTACATTAAGAACTACTTTGATTACAGGGTTTCCGGGCGAAACAGACGAACAATTTACTGAACTTTGTGAGTTTGTTGATGAAATTCAATTTGACCGCTTAGGTTGCTTTACTTACTCTCCTGAAGAGGGTACAAAAGCCGCAGAAATGGATTGCCAAATTGATGATGACGTAAAAGAGCGTCGTGCGGAAATTATTATGAACCAACAAGCAATTATTATGGAACGTTTGAATGAGCAAAAAATCAATTCTACAATTAGAGTAATTGTAGAAGGTTTCGATAAATATGGGGAATGCTATTTCGGTAGAAGTGAAGCAGATGCACCTGATATCGACGGTAAAGTCTTTTTCACAAGTGAAACCTCTTATGTTATGGGAGATTTCGTAAACGTGCATATTGATGAAGTAATGGATTATGACTTAATAGGAACGGTAATATAG